The Streptomyces sp. NBC_01439 genome contains the following window.
AGCGCGCTGAGCAGCCCGAAGGCCCCGGCGGCCCAGGCCGCGGTCAGCCCGATCTGCGTGATGCTGTCACCGTCGTCGGACTGGAGCCGGAAGTCCGGCAGGATCCCGGCGAGTGCGAGCATCGTGAGGGTGGACACGGCCCAGACCAGGAGCACCCGCACCAGGGAGCTGCCCGCGGTCCGCCACCGTCCTCGCCCCACGCCGCCACCTCCCGCGCGCCCCGTCCGTCTTCCAGGCTCGCACAGCCCGGCGCACCCGGTCGGGGCGCGCGGGAGGTGGCGGGACGGGGCGGGTCAGGCGGCCGGTCGGGTCAGGTCAGGTCGGGTCAGGTGCCGTCGTAGCCGGCGGTCGGCATGGACAGCCTGCGGTGCACCTCGGCCTTCATCGCGGAGGTGTACCGGGGCTCTTCGCCCCCGGCGGTCTCCAGCCGTACGCCGCGCCGCTCGCACTCGGCGGTGAACTCCTCGACGGAGCGCAGCGCGCGGGCCAGCACCCGGTCGTTGGCAGCGACGAAGAGGTCGACCTGCCCGGTGTCGACGTCGGACCAGAGCCCGCAGTGGTCGGCGCGCAGCCCGTAGACCAGCAACTGCTTCGTCACGACGTAGCCCCGGTCGGCGGCCCAGCGCGCGCACATGGAGTGCTGGCCGCGGGTGTCCACGGCGAACGGGTCGGCGTCGAGGTCCTCGAGCGGGGCCAGGCTGGTGATCGCGGCCACGCGCAACTCTTCCATGCCGCCGGACCCTACTCCGATACTCCGCGGTAGAGGAGGGGGCTGCCGAGATCCGCTTCCGAGCGGCCGCGCGGGGCAGACTCTAGGCTCGGGAACGGGGCGCGAGGGAGGGAGGTCCGGGTGCCGGTGGAGATCACCTGGTGGGGTCATGCCACGTGCACCGTCGAGGACTCCGGGGTCCGGCTGCTCACGGACCCACTGTTCGCGCGGCGGCTCGCGCACCTGCGGCGGCGGCGCGGGGCGGTGCCCCCGCCCGAGGCGTCCGTGGCCGACGTGGTGCTGGTCTCCCATCTGCACGCCGACCACCTGCACCTGCCGTCGCTGGCGCGCCTCGCGCCCGGCACCCGGCTGCTCGTGCCGCGCGGGGCGCGCCGGGCCGTGCCGGGGCTGGCTCGGGTCGCCGGGCTGCGCGGGCTGGCCGTGACGGAGGTGGTGCCGGGCGAGGAGGTACCCGTACGGGACGGCGTGCGGATCCGGGCGGTCGGCGCGCGGCACGACGGACGGCGGCTGCCGTTCGGGCGCCACCTCTGCCCGGCGCTCGGGTACGTGGTGCGGGGCGCGGCGCGGACCTACTTCGCCGGGGACACCGGGCTGTTCGACACGATGGCCGAGGAGGTCGGGCCGGTGGACGTGGCCCTGCTGCCGGTCGGCGGCTGGGGACCGTACCTCGGCCCGGGGCACCTGGACGCGGGGCGGGCGGCGCGGGCGCTGGCCCGGCTGGCGCCCGCGGCGGCGGTCCCGGTGCACTACGGGACGTACTGGCCCGTCGGGCTGGACGCGGTGCGTCCGCACGAATTCCACGCCCCGGGCGAGGAGTTCGAGCGGCTCGCGCGGCAACTGGCGCCCGAGGTGACCGTACGGGTGCCGCAGCACGGCGAACGGGTGCGGCTGCCGTGACGTGGCGCGAGCTCGCGGCGGCAGCCGGCCAGGTACCGCCGGAGAGCACCCAGCAGGCGGTGGGGTACCCGGCGCTGTTCCTGCTGGTGGCCCTGGGTGCGCTGGTGCCCGTCATCCCGACCGGTGCGCTGGTGAGTTCGGCGGCGGTGGTGGCCTTCCACCACCAGTCGCCGCCCTACGGGGTGCTGCTGGTGTTCGCGGTGTCGGCGCTGGCGGCCTTCACCGGGGACGTGACGCTGTACTGGCTCGGGCAGCGCGGGGTGCGCTCACGGGGCGGCTCGCGCTGGCTGGAGGCGCTGCGCGGCCGGGCCGCACCGGAGCGACTGGAGCGGGCGCGAACGGGGCTGGACGAGCACGGGGTACTGGTCCTGGTCCTCTCGCGGCTGGTCCCGGCGGGCCGGATCCCGGTAATGCTGGCCTGTCTCCTGGCGCAGGTGCCGCTCCGCCGCTTCGCCCGTGGTGACGCCCCGGCCTGTGTGGCCTGGGCGGCGACGTACGCTCTGATCGGCATCCTGGGCGGCACCCTCTTCGCGGAGCCCTGGAAGGGCGTGGCCCTGGCCGTGGGCCTGGCCCTCGCGATCAGCGCGGGGCCCGCGCTCTGGCACCGCCTGCGACCGCGGCCCTGAGCGGGCCCTCGCCTCCCCCACCGGCTCCTACCGGTCCCGGCCGTGTCCCGGCTGTCCCGTGTGTCCCGGGTGTCCCGGCCGTGCGGCGGCCGGTGGGAACGCGAGACCCGTCGGCGTGTTGAGGCCGGTGGAGGCGAGCGTGACCTGTCCGCCGCCCGTCTCGTGGACCCGCACCACCCGGTTGTTGAAGCCGTCGGCCACGTAGAGGTGGCCGGAGCCGTCGAGCGCGAGGCCGAGCGGGGAACTGAGGCCGGTGGTGGGCACCGTGCTCTGCGCACCGCTGCCCACGGCCACCCTCACCACCCGGTTGTTGCCGCTGTCGGCGACGTAGAGGTCACCGGCGGCGTTCGGGGCCAGTCCGGTCGGCTGGGAGAGCCCGGTGGTGGGCACGGTGCTCTGGCCGCTCCCGTCCACGGCCACCTTGACGACGCGGTCGTTGACGAAATCGGAGACGTACAGCTCCCCGCCGGATGCCCACGCCAGCCCCCAGGGGTGCAGCAGCCCGGTGGTGGGGACGGTCGTCTGGGGCCCGCCGCCGGCCGGCACCTTCACGATCCGGTCGTTGAAGCTGTCGGCGATGTAGAGGTTCCCGGCCGGGTCGACGGCGAGCCCCAGCGGGCGCGACAGGTCGACGGTGGGAACCACGGCCTGCTCCCCGCCGTTCGGGGGCAGTACGAGGACCCGGTTGTTGCCGGTGTCGGAAACGTAGAGCCGGCCCGACGCGTCCCAGGCCAGACCGGTCGGCCGCACCAGGCCGTCGAGGGGGACGGTGCCTTGGTCCCCGCCGTCCGCGGGCAGGGCCACCACCCGGTTGTTGCCGTAGTCGGACACGTACAGGGGCGGGCCCGCGGGCGACCGTACGTCGCCGGGCGGCGCGGCGCCCGCCGTACCGGCGGGGAGCGCGCAGAGCACCAGCAGCGCCACCGCGGCGGCCAGCCGCCGGCGCCACCGCCGGGCGGCCGGGGGCGCGTACGTTCGTGACTCGGCCGCCATGCGTTCCACGACTCACCCACCTGATCCGGACGGTCGGCCGGCCCGGTGCCGTACCCCCGTCGACCCTAGGAAGCGTCGGGCGCGGGCGCGGGAGCCACGCCACCGGAGCGGCCGACGGCCACTCCAATGCCCGGGGAGGGAGGTTCGGGACGTGGGGGGGCGAGGCCGGCGCAGACCTGGTCGTGGAGGGTGGGCAGCATGGCCCGGGCGGTGGTGGCCGTCGGGCGGGAACGCTCATCACGACCGTCGCGCTCGGCCCCCGAGACGGGTGGAACCAGCCAATTTCAGCGAGGAAGTGCGTCCCCCACACCTTCCGCCGCACCCCCGACCCCTCTCCGCGGGGGCGGGATCGGGACGGGTCCGACCCGGGGGGCTGGACCTCAAGTGCGCTTGAGTTCATAGGGTCTTGGGAAGGGCACCAGGCTGCACCACCAACGGGGAGTTGATCCGCCATGGAGTACTCGCACGATGACGCCGAACTGATCCGCCAGCCCATCGGCTACTGGAGCTGGGCCGCCTACGAGGCGGTCGTGAACCGCACCCGCGGCGCGCTCGCCGGACTCGGCACCAGCCAGCCCCAGTGGTGGATCCTCGCCCGGGTCGCCCTGGCGGGCGACGAGGTCAGGACCCGGGAGGGGGTGACCGAGACCCTGCGGGGGTACCTCGCGGTGGGCGAGGGGGCGCTGTCCGAGGAGATGGACACGGTCATCGTCCAGGGCTGGATCACCCAGGACGCCGAAGGGCGCCTGGAGATGACCCCCGAGGGGCGAGAGTTCTTCGCCGAGGCCTCCGCCCTGCAGGGGGACCTGTGGGACGAGCGGCACGCCGGGATCTCCGACGAGGAGTACCTGATCACCCTCAAGGTGCTCCAGCGGTTCATCCACAACGTGGGCGGGCAGGCCTGGCACCACTGAACCCGCCTGGCCGCGTCAGTCGCCGGCCCCGGTCCCGGCCCCGGTCCCGGCGCCGGTTTCGGACCCCGCCCCGGTCCCGGCTCCGGTCCCGGCCGTCTCCGGGGCCAGCGTGCGGGAGGCGCCGATCGGCAGGTCCCAGAGGTCCTCGCGCGGGAGGCCGGCCCGGTGCCAGGCGGCCAGGGTGCGGTGCAGGGGTTCCGTGACGGGTTCGGCGGAGAGGACGAAGGTGGCCCAGTGCATGGGGGCCATCCGGCGGGCGCCGAGGTCGAGGCAGGCCCGGACGGCCTCCTCCGGGTCGGCGTGGACGTCGCCGAGCCACCAGCGCGGGGCGTACGCGCCGACGGGCAGGAGGGCGAGGTCGATGCCGGGGTGACGGCGGCCGATCTCGCCGAACCAGTGCCCGTAGCCCGTGTCACCCGCGAAGTAGAGCTTCCGCGGAGCCGCACTCAGGGTGTCGGTGAGGATCCAGCCGCCCCACAGGGACCGGCAGGTGTCGATCAGCGTCCGCTTCGACCAGTGGTGGGCGGGGACGAACTCGAAGCGCACGCCGCCCAGTTCGACCGACTCCCACCAGTCGAGGTCGGTGACCCGGGTGAAGCCGCGGCGGCGGAACCAGCCGGCCAGGCCCGCCGGTACGAAGAGGGGCGTGTGCCGGGGCAGCCGCTTGAGGGTGGGTGCGTCAAGGTGGTCGTAGTGGTTGTGGCTGATCACCACCGCGTCCACCGGTGGCAGGTCCTCCCAACGCACCCCGACCGGGGTCATCCGGGCCGGGGTGCCGAGGATCCGCCGGGACCAGACCGGGTCGGTCAGTACGGTCAGCCCGCCGGTCCGCAGTACCCAGCTGGCGTGTCCGACCCAGGTGACGCAGACGCTGCCGGGGGGCGCGGGGGGCAGCGGGCCGGGCCCGTACGGAAGGTCGGGAATGCCGCGCAGGCCCTCGGGACCGGGCC
Protein-coding sequences here:
- a CDS encoding MBL fold metallo-hydrolase, yielding MPVEITWWGHATCTVEDSGVRLLTDPLFARRLAHLRRRRGAVPPPEASVADVVLVSHLHADHLHLPSLARLAPGTRLLVPRGARRAVPGLARVAGLRGLAVTEVVPGEEVPVRDGVRIRAVGARHDGRRLPFGRHLCPALGYVVRGAARTYFAGDTGLFDTMAEEVGPVDVALLPVGGWGPYLGPGHLDAGRAARALARLAPAAAVPVHYGTYWPVGLDAVRPHEFHAPGEEFERLARQLAPEVTVRVPQHGERVRLP
- a CDS encoding DedA family protein; the encoded protein is MTWRELAAAAGQVPPESTQQAVGYPALFLLVALGALVPVIPTGALVSSAAVVAFHHQSPPYGVLLVFAVSALAAFTGDVTLYWLGQRGVRSRGGSRWLEALRGRAAPERLERARTGLDEHGVLVLVLSRLVPAGRIPVMLACLLAQVPLRRFARGDAPACVAWAATYALIGILGGTLFAEPWKGVALAVGLALAISAGPALWHRLRPRP
- a CDS encoding SMP-30/gluconolactonase/LRE family protein is translated as MAAESRTYAPPAARRWRRRLAAAVALLVLCALPAGTAGAAPPGDVRSPAGPPLYVSDYGNNRVVALPADGGDQGTVPLDGLVRPTGLAWDASGRLYVSDTGNNRVLVLPPNGGEQAVVPTVDLSRPLGLAVDPAGNLYIADSFNDRIVKVPAGGGPQTTVPTTGLLHPWGLAWASGGELYVSDFVNDRVVKVAVDGSGQSTVPTTGLSQPTGLAPNAAGDLYVADSGNNRVVRVAVGSGAQSTVPTTGLSSPLGLALDGSGHLYVADGFNNRVVRVHETGGGQVTLASTGLNTPTGLAFPPAAARPGHPGHTGQPGHGRDR
- a CDS encoding MarR family winged helix-turn-helix transcriptional regulator translates to MEYSHDDAELIRQPIGYWSWAAYEAVVNRTRGALAGLGTSQPQWWILARVALAGDEVRTREGVTETLRGYLAVGEGALSEEMDTVIVQGWITQDAEGRLEMTPEGREFFAEASALQGDLWDERHAGISDEEYLITLKVLQRFIHNVGGQAWHH
- a CDS encoding MBL fold metallo-hydrolase, with amino-acid sequence MRDRTDTAAPAPATSPAPAPAAAPAPSADSAPDLAPAVPERASAPRPLGEHRRWPRSFVDRLTTPLPGVRGYARLAREGAFRPGPEGLRGIPDLPYGPGPLPPAPPGSVCVTWVGHASWVLRTGGLTVLTDPVWSRRILGTPARMTPVGVRWEDLPPVDAVVISHNHYDHLDAPTLKRLPRHTPLFVPAGLAGWFRRRGFTRVTDLDWWESVELGGVRFEFVPAHHWSKRTLIDTCRSLWGGWILTDTLSAAPRKLYFAGDTGYGHWFGEIGRRHPGIDLALLPVGAYAPRWWLGDVHADPEEAVRACLDLGARRMAPMHWATFVLSAEPVTEPLHRTLAAWHRAGLPREDLWDLPIGASRTLAPETAGTGAGTGAGSETGAGTGAGTGAGD